One Myxococcaceae bacterium JPH2 genomic window, CCAGGGCAGTGGTCGGAAGCTGTGGCTGGGCGCGCTGCTGTTCGCGCTCGCCAGCGTGATGGGGCGCGTGGCCACGCGGCGGGAGTCCTACGTCGAGGACGTCCAAGCCGTGGTCATCTCCGGGCGTGAGCGGCTCGGGCACTGCGGCTCGGTGGATCCAGGTTCGCGCGTGACGGCGCGGCTGGTGCTGGATGGGAACGGCCGCGCGCGGGCCACGGTGGAAGGAGCGCTGGCGGGCACCGTGGCGGGTCGCTGTGTCGAGGAGGAATTGTCCCGGCTCGCGTACCCGAAGCGGACGGGGCTGCCCGTCACGGTGGCGCTGTCGCTCGACGCGCGGTGAGCGCGCCTGCGAGGATGCTCGCCATGCGTGGAAAGACAGTCGTCGTGACGGGAGCCTCCTCGGGCATTGGCGAGGAGCTGGCGGTAGTCCTGGCGGCGCGCGGGGCGAACGTGGTGCTCGCGGCCCGCAACGCCGAGGCGCTGGAGCGCGTGAAGGCGCGCTGCACCCAAGCCGGTGGCACCGCCCTGGCCGTGCCCACGGACGTCGCGGATCCAGAGGCCTGTCGGGTGTTGGTGGAGCGCGCGGTGGAGGCGTTCGGCGGCGTGGACGTGCTCGTCAACAACGCGGGCGTCACCATGCACTCGCGCTTGGAGGACGTGAAGGACCTGGGCCTCTTCGAGCGCATCATGCGCATCAACTACCTGGGCGCGGTGTACTGCACGTACCACGCGCTGCCGCACCTGAAGGCTCGCAAGGGCCTCATCGTCGCGGTGTCGTCGCTGACGGGGAAGACGGGCGTGCCCACGCGCACGGGCTACGCGGCCAGCAAGCACGCCATGCAGGGCTTCTTCGATTCGCTGCGCATCGAGCTGCTCGGCACCGGCACGGATGTGTTGGTGGTGTCGCCCGGCTTCGTGGCCACGCACATCCGCGACGCCGCGCTCGGGCCGGATGGCACGCCGGTGCGCGAGAGCCGCCGCGATGAATCCCAGCGCACCATGGACGTGGGCACCTGCGTGGCCATCATCCTGCGCGCCATGGAGCGCCGTGAGCGAGAGGTCGTCATGACGGCCTCGGCCAAGGTGGCCCAGGTCCTCAAGCTCGTGGCACCGGGCCTGGTGGACCGGCTGGCCGCGCGCGCCGTCC contains:
- a CDS encoding SDR family oxidoreductase, encoding MLAMRGKTVVVTGASSGIGEELAVVLAARGANVVLAARNAEALERVKARCTQAGGTALAVPTDVADPEACRVLVERAVEAFGGVDVLVNNAGVTMHSRLEDVKDLGLFERIMRINYLGAVYCTYHALPHLKARKGLIVAVSSLTGKTGVPTRTGYAASKHAMQGFFDSLRIELLGTGTDVLVVSPGFVATHIRDAALGPDGTPVRESRRDESQRTMDVGTCVAIILRAMERREREVVMTASAKVAQVLKLVAPGLVDRLAARAVREKA